The nucleotide window GGGCGTGGGGCACGATATCAAGACGGGCCTTCGGTACGGCCCCGCCGCAGGACACGCAGACCCCGTAGGTGCCGTTGGCGACCCGTTCCAGCGCATCCTCGATCTGGCGCAGCGTGTCGGTCTCGATGGTCTTGAAACGTGACGCCATCTCACGCTGGTAGTTCTCGGTGCCCTGATCGGCGGAATGGGTGCGGTGGGTGGAAAGGTCACCGGTCTTGTCCGGACCGGCGGCTTCCATCACCTCATCGGTTGCCCGGCCCTGTTTCAGCATCCGTTGTTTCTCGGCCAGCAGCGCCTTTTCGTACTTGCGCGTCTCGCGTTTGTTCATTATTCCCTCACTCTCTTGAGCGCCAGCTCGGCCGGTTCCCGGTTGATTCTCGCGCTCTCCCGGATGTCGGGTTCGGGCAGCGGCTCGTCGGACACGACCACGGCCAGGGTTTCGCGTCGGATGTATTCGTCGAACGCGTGCACGGCCGCAGCCAGGCGGGGCGAAGCCTGACAGTGGAGTAGAATGCGGTCGGTGACCTCGAACCCGGCTGACTTCCTAAGATTCTGGATCTTGTGAACGAGTTCCCGGACCAGGCCTTCGTTCTCCAGTTCCGCAGTCAGCGTCGTGCAGATGCCGACCGCGTGTTCCGGGTTCTCTTCGACCGTGTAGTCGCTCGGGAACTGCGCGCCCTTGTCGCCGAAACGGATGTCACGGACATTCAGTTCCTCCTTGATGGCGTCGGCGTGATGGAGGATTGCCTCTTTCTCGCCAGGGTCGTTCAGCCGGACCAGTACCGCCTGGAGCGGCTGGCGGACCTTGAGTTTCGACTTCTCGCGCGCGGCCCGGCCCAGCGAAACGACTGAGCGGACGAGGCCGACTTCTTTCTCCAGGTCAATATCAATGAGCGACGCGTCCGGTTCCGGGTACGCGGTGAGATGGACCGACTCGGGAATCGGGGCCCGATCCGGATTGTCAGACACTCCGGCCATGTCCCTCGGCCGGACAAGGTTCTGATACAGCTCCTCGGCGAGGAACGGCATGACCGGCGCGACCAACTTCGTGAGTGTGACGAGGCAGTCGTACAGCGTCCGATAGGCGGCCTGTTTGTCGGTGTCCGACGCCGACTTCCAGAAGCGGCGTCGACTCCGCCGCACGTACCAGACCGACAGGTCGTCGATGAACTCCTCGACCGCACGCGGCAGCGACGAAGGGTCGAAGTCGTCGAGCCGCTCACGCGCGAACTTCACGAGCGAGTTCAGGCGCGATAGTATCCAGCGGTCGAGGTGCGACAGCGCCTGCGGCTGGGCCGCGAGGGATTCCGGATTCACCCCGTCGATATTGGCATAGGTAACGAAGAAGCTGTACACGTTCCAGAGTGTGAGCAGCTTCCGGCGCACTTCGTCGCCGAGGGCATAGCCGAAGTTCAGGTTCTGGACCGGGTTCTGACGGCAGAACGCCCAGCGCATCACGTCCGCGCCCATGTGGTCAAAGGCCTCGTCGGTGTCGATGGCGTTGCCCCAGGACTTGTGCATGTCCCGGCCGTCCTCAGCTTTCATGGTGGCGTAGCCGAGGATGGTCTTGAACGGCGAGCATTTCTCAAGCACCGTGCTCATGGTCAGGATGGCGTAGAACCAGTTGCGGAACTGCCCCGGGAAGCTCTCGGTGATGAAGTCGAACGGGAACCAGTCCCGCCAGTAGGGGTGGTCGGTGAGGTAGTGCGTGGTCGAGAAGGGCACGATGCCGGCGTCGAGCCAGGGGTTGCCGACGTCCTTGATGCGCGCCACCGGCCTGCCGCACTTTCCACACTTGATCCGAATATCGTCCAGCCACGGCCGGTGCGGCGTGTTTCCCTCGAACCGCTCCCAGCCGGAGATGGCTCGGGACTTCAGCTCTTCCCGGGAGCCGATGACGTCGAACCAGCCGCACTCGCAGCGGAAGATGGGCAGGGCAAGCCCCCAGTAGCGCTTCTTCGAGATGCACCAGTCGGACATGTTGCTGAGCCAGTCCAACTCGCGCGCCATGCCGAACTCGGGAATCCAGCGCACCTGGCGGGCCGACTCCTTTGTCTCTTCGCGCAGGGAGTCCATCGCGACGAACCACTCATCGACCAGCCGGAAAACCAGTTCCTGACCGCACCGCCAGCAGACCGGGTAGCGGTGAGCGTAGTCCTCGACTCTGAACATCAGGCCCTTCTGTTCAAGGCTGTCGAACACCGGCCGGGCTGCTGCCTGCGCGTCCATGCCCTTGAGCCAGTCGAACTTGTCGGTGAAGGTCCCGTCCTCGCAGAGCGGTGCAATGACTGCGAGGTTGAACTCCTTACCGAGCAGGAAATCTTCCTTGCCGCAGCCGGGGGCGATATGGACGATGCCGGTTCCCTCGGCCGCGCTCACCTCATCCCATGGAATCACTCGGTGCTCGACGCCCTGCTGCGGTCCGAGCTCGTCGAACGGGCCGTCGTAGAGCAGGCCGACGAGTTTCTCGCCCTTGAGTTCCTCGACGGTCTCGGTCCCTTTGCCGAGAACGTTCAGCAGCGGCTTCGCCACGACGTAGATATCGCCGTCCTTGCGCGCGCGGACGTAGTCGAGTTCGGGGTGGACCGCGGCGGCGACGTTGGATGTGAGGGTCCAGGGCGTAGTTGTCCAAACCAGCAGGTATTCGCGCTCACGACCCTTGATCGGGAGGCGGAAGAAGACCGCCTTGTGGGTCAGTTCCCGGTAACCCTCGGTCGCGATTTCCTGGTCGGAGATGGCGGTTCCGCAGCGCGAGCACCACGGCATCACGTCGGTCCCTTCGTAGAGCAGCCCGCGCTCGTGGCACTTCTTCAGGAAGTGCCAGATGGAATAGTTGTTCTCCTCGGCCATGGTGAAGTAGGAGTTCTCCCAGTCCATCCACTGGCCGAGCCGGATCGACTGCTCGGTCTGGACCCGCGAGTACTTCCGCACCCGTTCCTTGCACTTCTCGACGAATCGGTCGATGCCAAATGCCTCGATATCCCGCTTCGACTTGAAACCCAGCTCCTTCTCGACTTCGACTTCGACCCAGAGGCCCTGGCAGTCGAAGCCGTTCTGGTAGCGCTGGTCATGGCCGAGCATGGCGTGGTAGCGCTGAAACACGTCCTTGTAGGTCCGGCCCCAGGCGTGGTGCACGCCCATCGGGTTGTTGGCGGTAATCGGGCCGTCGAGAAACTTGAACTTCGGCCGGCCGCGGTTGCGCTCAACCAGCTTGCCGAAGATGCCGTGGTCGGCCCAGAACTTGAGCATGCGCGGTTCGATTTCCCGATGGTCCGGCTGGCGAGGAACGGGTGTGAACATCAGGATTCCAGCGTTTCGGGATTCAAGGGGTCCAGTTCCCGGCACTCGGTCGCTCTGCCTGAGTTATTCACTGCGCCCGGCCCGTGTTGGTGGCGTCGTGCTGGTACATCGGCCAGACGGACTGGGCCGGGGCGTACTTGCCTGTTACGCACCATACGGCAAAGCCGTCGCCGACGTAGATGTTGCCGTCGGCGTCGAGCTTC belongs to bacterium and includes:
- a CDS encoding TraR/DksA C4-type zinc finger protein; amino-acid sequence: MNKRETRKYEKALLAEKQRMLKQGRATDEVMEAAGPDKTGDLSTHRTHSADQGTENYQREMASRFKTIETDTLRQIEDALERVANGTYGVCVSCGGAVPKARLDIVPHARFCMKCLKKRK
- the ileS gene encoding isoleucine--tRNA ligase; its protein translation is MFTPVPRQPDHREIEPRMLKFWADHGIFGKLVERNRGRPKFKFLDGPITANNPMGVHHAWGRTYKDVFQRYHAMLGHDQRYQNGFDCQGLWVEVEVEKELGFKSKRDIEAFGIDRFVEKCKERVRKYSRVQTEQSIRLGQWMDWENSYFTMAEENNYSIWHFLKKCHERGLLYEGTDVMPWCSRCGTAISDQEIATEGYRELTHKAVFFRLPIKGREREYLLVWTTTPWTLTSNVAAAVHPELDYVRARKDGDIYVVAKPLLNVLGKGTETVEELKGEKLVGLLYDGPFDELGPQQGVEHRVIPWDEVSAAEGTGIVHIAPGCGKEDFLLGKEFNLAVIAPLCEDGTFTDKFDWLKGMDAQAAARPVFDSLEQKGLMFRVEDYAHRYPVCWRCGQELVFRLVDEWFVAMDSLREETKESARQVRWIPEFGMARELDWLSNMSDWCISKKRYWGLALPIFRCECGWFDVIGSREELKSRAISGWERFEGNTPHRPWLDDIRIKCGKCGRPVARIKDVGNPWLDAGIVPFSTTHYLTDHPYWRDWFPFDFITESFPGQFRNWFYAILTMSTVLEKCSPFKTILGYATMKAEDGRDMHKSWGNAIDTDEAFDHMGADVMRWAFCRQNPVQNLNFGYALGDEVRRKLLTLWNVYSFFVTYANIDGVNPESLAAQPQALSHLDRWILSRLNSLVKFARERLDDFDPSSLPRAVEEFIDDLSVWYVRRSRRRFWKSASDTDKQAAYRTLYDCLVTLTKLVAPVMPFLAEELYQNLVRPRDMAGVSDNPDRAPIPESVHLTAYPEPDASLIDIDLEKEVGLVRSVVSLGRAAREKSKLKVRQPLQAVLVRLNDPGEKEAILHHADAIKEELNVRDIRFGDKGAQFPSDYTVEENPEHAVGICTTLTAELENEGLVRELVHKIQNLRKSAGFEVTDRILLHCQASPRLAAAVHAFDEYIRRETLAVVVSDEPLPEPDIRESARINREPAELALKRVRE